One window of Chionomys nivalis chromosome 18, mChiNiv1.1, whole genome shotgun sequence genomic DNA carries:
- the Fubp1 gene encoding far upstream element-binding protein 1 isoform X10 — MADYSTVPPPSSGSAGGGGGGVNDAFKDALQRARQIAAKIGGDAGTSLNSNDYGYGGQKRPLEDGDGSWTNPSSTTHWEGMPSPFKDQPDAKKVAPQNDSFGAQLPPMHQQQRSVMTEEYKVPDGMVGFIIGRGGEQISRIQQESGCKIQIAPDSGGLPERSCMLTGTPESVQSAKRLLDQIVEKGRPAPGFHHGDGPGNAVQEIMIPASKAGLVIGKGGETIKQLQERAGVKMVMIQDGPQNTGADKPLRITGDPYKVQQAKEMVLELIRDQGGFREVRNEYGSRIGGNEGIDVPIPRFAVGIVIGRNGEMIKKIQNDAGVRIQFKPDDGTTPDRIAQVTGPPDRCQHAAEIITDLLRSVQAGNPGGPGPGGRGRGRGQGNWNMGPPGGLQEFNFIVPTGKTGLIIGKGGETIKSISQQSGARIELQRNPPPNADPNMKLFTIRGTPQQIDYARQLIEEKIGGPVNPLGPPVPHGPHGVPGPHGPPGPPGPGTPMGPYNPAPYNPGPPGPAPHGPPAPYAPQGWGNAYPHWQQQAPPDPAKAGTDPNSAAWAAYYAHYYQQQAQPPPAAPAGAPTTTQTNGQGDQQNPAPAGQVDYTKAWEEYYKKMGQAVPAPTGAPPGGQPDYSAAWAEYYRQQAAYYAQTSPQGMPQHPPAPQCLPRPSTLGSAAKSNSAEDAASTKS; from the exons atgGCTCTTGGACAAATCCGAGCAGTACAACACACTGGGAGGGAATGCCCTCTCCTTTTAAAG ATCAACCAGATGCAAAGAAAGTTGCTCCCCAAAATGACT ctTTTGGAGCACAGTTACCTCCGATGCATCAGCAGCAAAG ATCTGTAATGACAGAAGAATACAAAGTTCCAGATGGAATGGTTGGATTTA TAATTGGCAGAGGAGGAGAACAGATTTCACGCATACAGCAGGAATCTGGATGCAAAATACAGATAGCTCCTG ATAGTGGTGGCCTTCCAGAAAGGTCTTGTATGCTAACTGGAACACCTGAATCTGTCCA ATCAGCAAAAAGATTACTGGACCAGATTGTTGAAAAGGGAAGACCAGCACCTGGCTTTCATCATGGTGATGGACCTGGAAATGCAGTTCAGGAAATCATGATTCCAGCCAGCAAGGCAGGACTCGTTATTGGAAAGGGGGGAGAGACTATTAAACAGCTTCAG GAACGGGCTGGTGTTAAAATGGTTATGATTCAAGATGGGCCTCAAAATACTGGTGCTGATAAACCTCTTAGGATTACGGGTGACCCATACAAAGTTCAG CAAGCCAAGGAGATGGTATTAGAATTAATTCGTGATCAAGGTGGTTTCAGAGAAGTGCGGAATGAGTATGGCTCAAGAATAGGAGGAAATGAAGGGATAGAT GTCCCAATTCCAAGATTTGCTGTTGGCATCGTAAtaggaagaaatggagaaatgatcaaaaaaatacaaaatgatgcTGGTGTTCGAATTCAGTTTAAGCCAG aTGATGGAACAACACCTGATAGGATAGCACAGGTCACAGGACCTCCAGACCGATGTCAGCATGCCGCAGAGATTATCACAGACCTTCTGCGGAGTGTTCAG gCTGGTAATCCTGGTGGACCTGGACCTGGTGGGCGAGGACGAGGTAGAGGTCAAGGCAACTGGAATATGGGACCACCTGGTGGACTACAGGAATTTAATTTCATTGTGCCAACTGGGAAAACTGGATTGATAATTGGAAAAg gaggTGAAACCATAAAAAGCATAAGCCAGCAGTCTGGTGCGAGAATAGAGCTTCAGAGAAATCCTCCTCCTAACGCAGATCCTAATATGAAGTTATTTACAATTCGTGGCACTCCACAGCAAATAGACTATGCTCGGCAACTCATAGAAGAGAAGATTGGG gGCCCAGTAAATCCTTTAGGGCCACCTGTACCCCATGGACCCCATGGGGTTCCAGGTCCTCATGGGCCTCCTGGGCCTCCAGGGCCTGGAACTCCAATGGGACCATACAACCCTGCACCTtacaatccaggaccacctggTCCAGCTCCTCA TGGTCCTCCAGCCCCATATGCTCCCCAGGGATGGGGAAATGCATATCCACATTGGCAGCAACAGGCTCCTCCTGACCCAG CTAAGGCAGGAACGGATCCAAATTCAGCAGCTTGGGCTGCTTATTATGCCCACTATTACCAACAGCAGGCACAGCCCCCACCTGCAGCTCCTGCAGGTGCACCAACCACAACCCAAACGAACGGTCAAG gAGATCAGCAGAATCCAGCTCCAGCTGGACAGGTTGATTATACAAAGGCTTGGGAAGAGTACTACAAGAAAATGG GTCAAGCAGTTCCTGCTCCTACTGGGGCCCCACCAGGTGGGCAGCCAGATTATAGTGCAGCCTGGGCTGAATACTATAGACAACAAGCAGCATACTATGCCCAGACAAGTCCCCAAGGAATGCCGCAGCATCCTCCAGCACCTCAG TGCCTTCCCAGACCTTCCACCTTAGGTTCTGCTGCAAAAAGCAACAG TGCTGAAGATGCTGCAAGCACCAAATCATAG
- the Fubp1 gene encoding far upstream element-binding protein 1 isoform X5, which yields MADYSTVPPPSSGSAGGGGGGVNDAFKDALQRARQIAAKIGGDAGTSLNSNDYGYGGQKRPLEDGDGSWTNPSSTTHWEGMPSPFKDQPDAKKVAPQNDSFGAQLPPMHQQQSRSVMTEEYKVPDGMVGFIIGRGGEQISRIQQESGCKIQIAPDSGGLPERSCMLTGTPESVQSAKRLLDQIVEKGRPAPGFHHGDGPGNAVQEIMIPASKAGLVIGKGGETIKQLQERAGVKMVMIQDGPQNTGADKPLRITGDPYKVQQAKEMVLELIRDQGGFREVRNEYGSRIGGNEGIDVPIPRFAVGIVIGRNGEMIKKIQNDAGVRIQFKPDDGTTPDRIAQVTGPPDRCQHAAEIITDLLRSVQAGNPGGPGPGGRGRGRGQGNWNMGPPGGLQEFNFIVPTGKTGLIIGKGGETIKSISQQSGARIELQRNPPPNADPNMKLFTIRGTPQQIDYARQLIEEKIGGPVNPLGPPVPHGPHGVPGPHGPPGPPGPGTPMGPYNPAPYNPGPPGPAPHGPPAPYAPQGWGNAYPHWQQQAPPDPAKAGTDPNSAAWAAYYAHYYQQQAQPPPAAPAGAPTTTQTNGQGNYGDQQNPAPAGQVDYTKAWEEYYKKMGQAVPAPTGAPPGGQPDYSAAWAEYYRQQAAYYAQTSPQGMPQHPPAPQGQ from the exons atgGCTCTTGGACAAATCCGAGCAGTACAACACACTGGGAGGGAATGCCCTCTCCTTTTAAAG ATCAACCAGATGCAAAGAAAGTTGCTCCCCAAAATGACT ctTTTGGAGCACAGTTACCTCCGATGCATCAGCAGCAAAG CAGATCTGTAATGACAGAAGAATACAAAGTTCCAGATGGAATGGTTGGATTTA TAATTGGCAGAGGAGGAGAACAGATTTCACGCATACAGCAGGAATCTGGATGCAAAATACAGATAGCTCCTG ATAGTGGTGGCCTTCCAGAAAGGTCTTGTATGCTAACTGGAACACCTGAATCTGTCCA ATCAGCAAAAAGATTACTGGACCAGATTGTTGAAAAGGGAAGACCAGCACCTGGCTTTCATCATGGTGATGGACCTGGAAATGCAGTTCAGGAAATCATGATTCCAGCCAGCAAGGCAGGACTCGTTATTGGAAAGGGGGGAGAGACTATTAAACAGCTTCAG GAACGGGCTGGTGTTAAAATGGTTATGATTCAAGATGGGCCTCAAAATACTGGTGCTGATAAACCTCTTAGGATTACGGGTGACCCATACAAAGTTCAG CAAGCCAAGGAGATGGTATTAGAATTAATTCGTGATCAAGGTGGTTTCAGAGAAGTGCGGAATGAGTATGGCTCAAGAATAGGAGGAAATGAAGGGATAGAT GTCCCAATTCCAAGATTTGCTGTTGGCATCGTAAtaggaagaaatggagaaatgatcaaaaaaatacaaaatgatgcTGGTGTTCGAATTCAGTTTAAGCCAG aTGATGGAACAACACCTGATAGGATAGCACAGGTCACAGGACCTCCAGACCGATGTCAGCATGCCGCAGAGATTATCACAGACCTTCTGCGGAGTGTTCAG gCTGGTAATCCTGGTGGACCTGGACCTGGTGGGCGAGGACGAGGTAGAGGTCAAGGCAACTGGAATATGGGACCACCTGGTGGACTACAGGAATTTAATTTCATTGTGCCAACTGGGAAAACTGGATTGATAATTGGAAAAg gaggTGAAACCATAAAAAGCATAAGCCAGCAGTCTGGTGCGAGAATAGAGCTTCAGAGAAATCCTCCTCCTAACGCAGATCCTAATATGAAGTTATTTACAATTCGTGGCACTCCACAGCAAATAGACTATGCTCGGCAACTCATAGAAGAGAAGATTGGG gGCCCAGTAAATCCTTTAGGGCCACCTGTACCCCATGGACCCCATGGGGTTCCAGGTCCTCATGGGCCTCCTGGGCCTCCAGGGCCTGGAACTCCAATGGGACCATACAACCCTGCACCTtacaatccaggaccacctggTCCAGCTCCTCA TGGTCCTCCAGCCCCATATGCTCCCCAGGGATGGGGAAATGCATATCCACATTGGCAGCAACAGGCTCCTCCTGACCCAG CTAAGGCAGGAACGGATCCAAATTCAGCAGCTTGGGCTGCTTATTATGCCCACTATTACCAACAGCAGGCACAGCCCCCACCTGCAGCTCCTGCAGGTGCACCAACCACAACCCAAACGAACGGTCAAGGTAACTACg gAGATCAGCAGAATCCAGCTCCAGCTGGACAGGTTGATTATACAAAGGCTTGGGAAGAGTACTACAAGAAAATGG GTCAAGCAGTTCCTGCTCCTACTGGGGCCCCACCAGGTGGGCAGCCAGATTATAGTGCAGCCTGGGCTGAATACTATAGACAACAAGCAGCATACTATGCCCAGACAAGTCCCCAAGGAATGCCGCAGCATCCTCCAGCACCTCAG GGCCAATAA
- the Fubp1 gene encoding far upstream element-binding protein 1 isoform X4, whose protein sequence is MADYSTVPPPSSGSAGGGGGGVNDAFKDALQRARQIAAKIGGDAGTSLNSNDYGYGGQKRPLEDGDGSWTNPSSTTHWEGMPSPFKDQPDAKKVAPQNDSFGAQLPPMHQQQRSVMTEEYKVPDGMVGFIIGRGGEQISRIQQESGCKIQIAPDSGGLPERSCMLTGTPESVQSAKRLLDQIVEKGRPAPGFHHGDGPGNAVQEIMIPASKAGLVIGKGGETIKQLQERAGVKMVMIQDGPQNTGADKPLRITGDPYKVQQAKEMVLELIRDQGGFREVRNEYGSRIGGNEGIDVPIPRFAVGIVIGRNGEMIKKIQNDAGVRIQFKPDDGTTPDRIAQVTGPPDRCQHAAEIITDLLRSVQAGNPGGPGPGGRGRGRGQGNWNMGPPGGLQEFNFIVPTGKTGLIIGKGGETIKSISQQSGARIELQRNPPPNADPNMKLFTIRGTPQQIDYARQLIEEKIGGPVNPLGPPVPHGPHGVPGPHGPPGPPGPGTPMGPYNPAPYNPGPPGPAPHGPPAPYAPQGWGNAYPHWQQQAPPDPAKAGTDPNSAAWAAYYAHYYQQQAQPPPAAPAGAPTTTQTNGQGDQQNPAPAGQVDYTKAWEEYYKKMGQAVPAPTGAPPGGQPDYSAAWAEYYRQQAAYYAQTSPQGMPQHPPAPQGFANHARSHHHLY, encoded by the exons atgGCTCTTGGACAAATCCGAGCAGTACAACACACTGGGAGGGAATGCCCTCTCCTTTTAAAG ATCAACCAGATGCAAAGAAAGTTGCTCCCCAAAATGACT ctTTTGGAGCACAGTTACCTCCGATGCATCAGCAGCAAAG ATCTGTAATGACAGAAGAATACAAAGTTCCAGATGGAATGGTTGGATTTA TAATTGGCAGAGGAGGAGAACAGATTTCACGCATACAGCAGGAATCTGGATGCAAAATACAGATAGCTCCTG ATAGTGGTGGCCTTCCAGAAAGGTCTTGTATGCTAACTGGAACACCTGAATCTGTCCA ATCAGCAAAAAGATTACTGGACCAGATTGTTGAAAAGGGAAGACCAGCACCTGGCTTTCATCATGGTGATGGACCTGGAAATGCAGTTCAGGAAATCATGATTCCAGCCAGCAAGGCAGGACTCGTTATTGGAAAGGGGGGAGAGACTATTAAACAGCTTCAG GAACGGGCTGGTGTTAAAATGGTTATGATTCAAGATGGGCCTCAAAATACTGGTGCTGATAAACCTCTTAGGATTACGGGTGACCCATACAAAGTTCAG CAAGCCAAGGAGATGGTATTAGAATTAATTCGTGATCAAGGTGGTTTCAGAGAAGTGCGGAATGAGTATGGCTCAAGAATAGGAGGAAATGAAGGGATAGAT GTCCCAATTCCAAGATTTGCTGTTGGCATCGTAAtaggaagaaatggagaaatgatcaaaaaaatacaaaatgatgcTGGTGTTCGAATTCAGTTTAAGCCAG aTGATGGAACAACACCTGATAGGATAGCACAGGTCACAGGACCTCCAGACCGATGTCAGCATGCCGCAGAGATTATCACAGACCTTCTGCGGAGTGTTCAG gCTGGTAATCCTGGTGGACCTGGACCTGGTGGGCGAGGACGAGGTAGAGGTCAAGGCAACTGGAATATGGGACCACCTGGTGGACTACAGGAATTTAATTTCATTGTGCCAACTGGGAAAACTGGATTGATAATTGGAAAAg gaggTGAAACCATAAAAAGCATAAGCCAGCAGTCTGGTGCGAGAATAGAGCTTCAGAGAAATCCTCCTCCTAACGCAGATCCTAATATGAAGTTATTTACAATTCGTGGCACTCCACAGCAAATAGACTATGCTCGGCAACTCATAGAAGAGAAGATTGGG gGCCCAGTAAATCCTTTAGGGCCACCTGTACCCCATGGACCCCATGGGGTTCCAGGTCCTCATGGGCCTCCTGGGCCTCCAGGGCCTGGAACTCCAATGGGACCATACAACCCTGCACCTtacaatccaggaccacctggTCCAGCTCCTCA TGGTCCTCCAGCCCCATATGCTCCCCAGGGATGGGGAAATGCATATCCACATTGGCAGCAACAGGCTCCTCCTGACCCAG CTAAGGCAGGAACGGATCCAAATTCAGCAGCTTGGGCTGCTTATTATGCCCACTATTACCAACAGCAGGCACAGCCCCCACCTGCAGCTCCTGCAGGTGCACCAACCACAACCCAAACGAACGGTCAAG gAGATCAGCAGAATCCAGCTCCAGCTGGACAGGTTGATTATACAAAGGCTTGGGAAGAGTACTACAAGAAAATGG GTCAAGCAGTTCCTGCTCCTACTGGGGCCCCACCAGGTGGGCAGCCAGATTATAGTGCAGCCTGGGCTGAATACTATAGACAACAAGCAGCATACTATGCCCAGACAAGTCCCCAAGGAATGCCGCAGCATCCTCCAGCACCTCAG GGATTTGCAAATCATGCAAGAAGCCACCATCATTTATATtaa
- the Fubp1 gene encoding far upstream element-binding protein 1 isoform X1, translating into MADYSTVPPPSSGSAGGGGGGVNDAFKDALQRARQIAAKIGGDAGTSLNSNDYGYGGQKRPLEDGDGSWTNPSSTTHWEGMPSPFKDQPDAKKVAPQNDSFGAQLPPMHQQQSRSVMTEEYKVPDGMVGFIIGRGGEQISRIQQESGCKIQIAPDSGGLPERSCMLTGTPESVQSAKRLLDQIVEKGRPAPGFHHGDGPGNAVQEIMIPASKAGLVIGKGGETIKQLQERAGVKMVMIQDGPQNTGADKPLRITGDPYKVQQAKEMVLELIRDQGGFREVRNEYGSRIGGNEGIDVPIPRFAVGIVIGRNGEMIKKIQNDAGVRIQFKPDDGTTPDRIAQVTGPPDRCQHAAEIITDLLRSVQAGNPGGPGPGGRGRGRGQGNWNMGPPGGLQEFNFIVPTGKTGLIIGKGGETIKSISQQSGARIELQRNPPPNADPNMKLFTIRGTPQQIDYARQLIEEKIGGPVNPLGPPVPHGPHGVPGPHGPPGPPGPGTPMGPYNPAPYNPGPPGPAPHGPPAPYAPQGWGNAYPHWQQQAPPDPAKAGTDPNSAAWAAYYAHYYQQQAQPPPAAPAGAPTTTQTNGQGNYGDQQNPAPAGQVDYTKAWEEYYKKMGQAVPAPTGAPPGGQPDYSAAWAEYYRQQAAYYAQTSPQGMPQHPPAPQGFANHARSHHHLY; encoded by the exons atgGCTCTTGGACAAATCCGAGCAGTACAACACACTGGGAGGGAATGCCCTCTCCTTTTAAAG ATCAACCAGATGCAAAGAAAGTTGCTCCCCAAAATGACT ctTTTGGAGCACAGTTACCTCCGATGCATCAGCAGCAAAG CAGATCTGTAATGACAGAAGAATACAAAGTTCCAGATGGAATGGTTGGATTTA TAATTGGCAGAGGAGGAGAACAGATTTCACGCATACAGCAGGAATCTGGATGCAAAATACAGATAGCTCCTG ATAGTGGTGGCCTTCCAGAAAGGTCTTGTATGCTAACTGGAACACCTGAATCTGTCCA ATCAGCAAAAAGATTACTGGACCAGATTGTTGAAAAGGGAAGACCAGCACCTGGCTTTCATCATGGTGATGGACCTGGAAATGCAGTTCAGGAAATCATGATTCCAGCCAGCAAGGCAGGACTCGTTATTGGAAAGGGGGGAGAGACTATTAAACAGCTTCAG GAACGGGCTGGTGTTAAAATGGTTATGATTCAAGATGGGCCTCAAAATACTGGTGCTGATAAACCTCTTAGGATTACGGGTGACCCATACAAAGTTCAG CAAGCCAAGGAGATGGTATTAGAATTAATTCGTGATCAAGGTGGTTTCAGAGAAGTGCGGAATGAGTATGGCTCAAGAATAGGAGGAAATGAAGGGATAGAT GTCCCAATTCCAAGATTTGCTGTTGGCATCGTAAtaggaagaaatggagaaatgatcaaaaaaatacaaaatgatgcTGGTGTTCGAATTCAGTTTAAGCCAG aTGATGGAACAACACCTGATAGGATAGCACAGGTCACAGGACCTCCAGACCGATGTCAGCATGCCGCAGAGATTATCACAGACCTTCTGCGGAGTGTTCAG gCTGGTAATCCTGGTGGACCTGGACCTGGTGGGCGAGGACGAGGTAGAGGTCAAGGCAACTGGAATATGGGACCACCTGGTGGACTACAGGAATTTAATTTCATTGTGCCAACTGGGAAAACTGGATTGATAATTGGAAAAg gaggTGAAACCATAAAAAGCATAAGCCAGCAGTCTGGTGCGAGAATAGAGCTTCAGAGAAATCCTCCTCCTAACGCAGATCCTAATATGAAGTTATTTACAATTCGTGGCACTCCACAGCAAATAGACTATGCTCGGCAACTCATAGAAGAGAAGATTGGG gGCCCAGTAAATCCTTTAGGGCCACCTGTACCCCATGGACCCCATGGGGTTCCAGGTCCTCATGGGCCTCCTGGGCCTCCAGGGCCTGGAACTCCAATGGGACCATACAACCCTGCACCTtacaatccaggaccacctggTCCAGCTCCTCA TGGTCCTCCAGCCCCATATGCTCCCCAGGGATGGGGAAATGCATATCCACATTGGCAGCAACAGGCTCCTCCTGACCCAG CTAAGGCAGGAACGGATCCAAATTCAGCAGCTTGGGCTGCTTATTATGCCCACTATTACCAACAGCAGGCACAGCCCCCACCTGCAGCTCCTGCAGGTGCACCAACCACAACCCAAACGAACGGTCAAGGTAACTACg gAGATCAGCAGAATCCAGCTCCAGCTGGACAGGTTGATTATACAAAGGCTTGGGAAGAGTACTACAAGAAAATGG GTCAAGCAGTTCCTGCTCCTACTGGGGCCCCACCAGGTGGGCAGCCAGATTATAGTGCAGCCTGGGCTGAATACTATAGACAACAAGCAGCATACTATGCCCAGACAAGTCCCCAAGGAATGCCGCAGCATCCTCCAGCACCTCAG GGATTTGCAAATCATGCAAGAAGCCACCATCATTTATATtaa
- the Fubp1 gene encoding far upstream element-binding protein 1 isoform X2, whose translation MADYSTVPPPSSGSAGGGGGGVNDAFKDALQRARQIAAKIGGDAGTSLNSNDYGYGGQKRPLEDGDGSWTNPSSTTHWEGMPSPFKDQPDAKKVAPQNDSFGAQLPPMHQQQRSVMTEEYKVPDGMVGFIIGRGGEQISRIQQESGCKIQIAPDSGGLPERSCMLTGTPESVQSAKRLLDQIVEKGRPAPGFHHGDGPGNAVQEIMIPASKAGLVIGKGGETIKQLQERAGVKMVMIQDGPQNTGADKPLRITGDPYKVQQAKEMVLELIRDQGGFREVRNEYGSRIGGNEGIDVPIPRFAVGIVIGRNGEMIKKIQNDAGVRIQFKPDDGTTPDRIAQVTGPPDRCQHAAEIITDLLRSVQAGNPGGPGPGGRGRGRGQGNWNMGPPGGLQEFNFIVPTGKTGLIIGKGGETIKSISQQSGARIELQRNPPPNADPNMKLFTIRGTPQQIDYARQLIEEKIGGPVNPLGPPVPHGPHGVPGPHGPPGPPGPGTPMGPYNPAPYNPGPPGPAPHGPPAPYAPQGWGNAYPHWQQQAPPDPAKAGTDPNSAAWAAYYAHYYQQQAQPPPAAPAGAPTTTQTNGQGNYGDQQNPAPAGQVDYTKAWEEYYKKMGQAVPAPTGAPPGGQPDYSAAWAEYYRQQAAYYAQTSPQGMPQHPPAPQGFANHARSHHHLY comes from the exons atgGCTCTTGGACAAATCCGAGCAGTACAACACACTGGGAGGGAATGCCCTCTCCTTTTAAAG ATCAACCAGATGCAAAGAAAGTTGCTCCCCAAAATGACT ctTTTGGAGCACAGTTACCTCCGATGCATCAGCAGCAAAG ATCTGTAATGACAGAAGAATACAAAGTTCCAGATGGAATGGTTGGATTTA TAATTGGCAGAGGAGGAGAACAGATTTCACGCATACAGCAGGAATCTGGATGCAAAATACAGATAGCTCCTG ATAGTGGTGGCCTTCCAGAAAGGTCTTGTATGCTAACTGGAACACCTGAATCTGTCCA ATCAGCAAAAAGATTACTGGACCAGATTGTTGAAAAGGGAAGACCAGCACCTGGCTTTCATCATGGTGATGGACCTGGAAATGCAGTTCAGGAAATCATGATTCCAGCCAGCAAGGCAGGACTCGTTATTGGAAAGGGGGGAGAGACTATTAAACAGCTTCAG GAACGGGCTGGTGTTAAAATGGTTATGATTCAAGATGGGCCTCAAAATACTGGTGCTGATAAACCTCTTAGGATTACGGGTGACCCATACAAAGTTCAG CAAGCCAAGGAGATGGTATTAGAATTAATTCGTGATCAAGGTGGTTTCAGAGAAGTGCGGAATGAGTATGGCTCAAGAATAGGAGGAAATGAAGGGATAGAT GTCCCAATTCCAAGATTTGCTGTTGGCATCGTAAtaggaagaaatggagaaatgatcaaaaaaatacaaaatgatgcTGGTGTTCGAATTCAGTTTAAGCCAG aTGATGGAACAACACCTGATAGGATAGCACAGGTCACAGGACCTCCAGACCGATGTCAGCATGCCGCAGAGATTATCACAGACCTTCTGCGGAGTGTTCAG gCTGGTAATCCTGGTGGACCTGGACCTGGTGGGCGAGGACGAGGTAGAGGTCAAGGCAACTGGAATATGGGACCACCTGGTGGACTACAGGAATTTAATTTCATTGTGCCAACTGGGAAAACTGGATTGATAATTGGAAAAg gaggTGAAACCATAAAAAGCATAAGCCAGCAGTCTGGTGCGAGAATAGAGCTTCAGAGAAATCCTCCTCCTAACGCAGATCCTAATATGAAGTTATTTACAATTCGTGGCACTCCACAGCAAATAGACTATGCTCGGCAACTCATAGAAGAGAAGATTGGG gGCCCAGTAAATCCTTTAGGGCCACCTGTACCCCATGGACCCCATGGGGTTCCAGGTCCTCATGGGCCTCCTGGGCCTCCAGGGCCTGGAACTCCAATGGGACCATACAACCCTGCACCTtacaatccaggaccacctggTCCAGCTCCTCA TGGTCCTCCAGCCCCATATGCTCCCCAGGGATGGGGAAATGCATATCCACATTGGCAGCAACAGGCTCCTCCTGACCCAG CTAAGGCAGGAACGGATCCAAATTCAGCAGCTTGGGCTGCTTATTATGCCCACTATTACCAACAGCAGGCACAGCCCCCACCTGCAGCTCCTGCAGGTGCACCAACCACAACCCAAACGAACGGTCAAGGTAACTACg gAGATCAGCAGAATCCAGCTCCAGCTGGACAGGTTGATTATACAAAGGCTTGGGAAGAGTACTACAAGAAAATGG GTCAAGCAGTTCCTGCTCCTACTGGGGCCCCACCAGGTGGGCAGCCAGATTATAGTGCAGCCTGGGCTGAATACTATAGACAACAAGCAGCATACTATGCCCAGACAAGTCCCCAAGGAATGCCGCAGCATCCTCCAGCACCTCAG GGATTTGCAAATCATGCAAGAAGCCACCATCATTTATATtaa